A window of Ignicoccus hospitalis KIN4/I contains these coding sequences:
- the pstC gene encoding phosphate ABC transporter permease subunit PstC, which translates to MPNRRVPRRFMIKERTLKVVAALGLFGVLVPLLLLVVPLLSNSYDFILEHGLEIITSMNWSPYDGEFGSLQFILGTLWVTFWSTALATPLAVALAVFVTELVPPKAKTFFGTLIDLIAAIPSVIYGYWGLIIFGPLLANTAYPVLAGLSWVPALGALFSTSAISPQCFMTAILVLSLMITPYASAIIRNSYEMIPRELVEAVYALGGTKWDVIRINLGYIKSSILAGVVIAAGRSMGETMAVTMLIGNSIEPFKPCLLCRGATITSLVANEFEEAMMNPAHVKALTALVLILIFLGSIILALGRKLGRALTEAEIVA; encoded by the coding sequence TTGCCCAACCGTAGGGTCCCCCGAAGGTTTATGATAAAGGAAAGGACGCTGAAGGTGGTAGCAGCCCTAGGCCTTTTCGGAGTGCTGGTCCCGCTGCTTCTCCTAGTGGTCCCCCTCCTCTCCAACAGCTATGACTTTATACTCGAACACGGCCTAGAGATCATAACGTCTATGAACTGGTCCCCTTACGACGGGGAGTTCGGCAGCCTACAGTTCATCTTGGGCACGCTGTGGGTCACGTTCTGGTCCACGGCGTTAGCTACCCCGCTGGCAGTAGCGTTAGCTGTCTTCGTGACGGAGCTGGTGCCTCCCAAGGCGAAAACTTTCTTCGGAACTTTGATAGACTTAATAGCGGCAATACCCAGCGTGATCTACGGTTACTGGGGTCTCATCATCTTCGGTCCTCTCCTAGCAAACACGGCGTACCCGGTCCTGGCAGGGCTTTCGTGGGTGCCGGCGCTGGGCGCGCTTTTCTCGACCAGCGCGATAAGCCCCCAGTGCTTCATGACGGCCATCCTAGTGCTGTCGCTAATGATAACCCCCTACGCCTCGGCAATAATTAGGAACTCCTACGAAATGATTCCTAGGGAATTAGTAGAGGCCGTTTACGCCCTCGGGGGCACCAAGTGGGACGTGATAAGGATAAACCTAGGTTACATTAAGTCCTCCATACTAGCCGGAGTGGTGATAGCGGCCGGACGCTCCATGGGAGAGACCATGGCCGTTACCATGTTAATAGGTAACTCAATAGAGCCTTTCAAGCCTTGCTTGTTGTGCAGAGGAGCCACGATAACCTCGCTGGTGGCCAACGAATTCGAAGAGGCCATGATGAATCCCGCCCACGTCAAGGCGTTAACCGCCCTCGTCTTAATCCTGATCTTTCTGGGGAGCATTATACTCGCCTTGGGGAGGAAGTTGGGAAGGGCCCTTACGGAGGCTGAGATAGTTGCGTAG
- a CDS encoding site-2 protease family protein: MYVWFPSNPKYIKFMYGAPALLISWAVLTIAFGIRYLLFGFWQLLAWVALAVATGFIFHELAHRETAKRMGCRAEYVLWPTGLAIALFLALISKGSFVFAAPGAVTFACAYRNKRAEGLIAAAGPLANIAVALVSQALFYLTGAWGLLIVSNVNWFLALFNLLPLDPLDGAKVMRYNLALWLALFSVSVVFTFVL, from the coding sequence ATGTACGTTTGGTTCCCTTCGAACCCTAAGTACATAAAGTTTATGTACGGGGCACCGGCACTCTTGATCTCATGGGCCGTGTTGACTATAGCTTTCGGAATAAGGTACTTGCTGTTCGGCTTCTGGCAGCTGTTGGCGTGGGTCGCCCTGGCGGTCGCGACGGGCTTCATCTTCCACGAACTGGCGCACAGGGAAACGGCCAAGAGGATGGGCTGTCGGGCGGAGTACGTGCTGTGGCCTACGGGGCTCGCGATAGCCCTGTTCTTGGCTCTAATAAGCAAAGGCTCTTTCGTCTTCGCCGCCCCGGGGGCCGTAACGTTCGCTTGCGCCTACCGCAACAAGAGGGCCGAGGGCTTGATAGCCGCTGCAGGCCCCCTCGCCAACATTGCGGTGGCGCTGGTATCACAAGCACTGTTCTACCTCACCGGCGCTTGGGGCCTGCTGATAGTTTCCAACGTTAACTGGTTCTTAGCGCTGTTCAACTTGTTGCCCTTGGACCCGTTGGACGGTGCAAAGGTCATGAGGTATAACTTAGCGCTGTGGCTGGCGCTGTTCTCCGTCTCTGTGGTTTTCACTTTCGTGCTCTAA
- the metG gene encoding methionine--tRNA ligase subunit beta, protein METVDFNTFSKVDLRVGKVIEAEDVPESRKLIKLIVDLGPLGKKQILSGIKKWYRPEELVGRYVVVVANLEPKKMAGLVSEGMVLMAQEDEGSKPVFVVPQEPVRPGTKVF, encoded by the coding sequence GTGGAGACCGTAGACTTTAACACCTTTAGTAAGGTAGACTTAAGGGTCGGCAAGGTGATAGAGGCAGAGGACGTGCCCGAGTCGAGGAAGCTGATAAAACTAATAGTCGATCTAGGGCCCCTAGGGAAGAAACAGATACTCAGCGGGATAAAGAAGTGGTACAGACCCGAGGAGCTCGTAGGCCGTTACGTCGTGGTCGTCGCTAACTTGGAGCCCAAGAAGATGGCCGGTCTGGTGTCTGAAGGGATGGTACTGATGGCCCAAGAGGACGAGGGGAGCAAGCCCGTGTTCGTGGTCCCCCAAGAGCCCGTAAGGCCCGGAACGAAGGTGTTCTGA
- a CDS encoding histone deacetylase family protein, which yields MKVVWSESFTKHFFAPPSIVREWTARMKKFKEVVSGKVELVPPEEASLELFELVHCRSLIERIMELDSIGGVIDYGDTYIYPGSASTLVDVLGGVLRAAELAEEQGFGYTPYGGLHHAGKCRAAGFCPANDVAVLAEALARKGYRVAYLDFDVHHGDGTQEIFYERSDVLTVSVHMYYPGFYPGTGWYAELGAGEGKGYSLNVPLPPRSGDEAYAMVIDLIVKRAIENFEPDFVVAQMGVDGYWKDPLGGALNLTANTYYKIGEFLRSIEVPVAGAGGGGYGEGAVVPMLSELGFRIEEEPTPSPPEALERVEEVLRYFEENVSWF from the coding sequence ATGAAGGTCGTCTGGAGCGAGAGCTTCACGAAACACTTCTTCGCGCCCCCTTCAATAGTTCGCGAGTGGACTGCCAGGATGAAGAAGTTCAAAGAGGTCGTAAGCGGTAAGGTAGAGCTAGTCCCCCCGGAGGAGGCCTCCTTAGAACTCTTCGAGCTGGTGCACTGTAGGAGCTTAATAGAGAGGATAATGGAGTTAGACTCCATCGGAGGCGTCATAGACTACGGGGACACCTACATCTACCCTGGCTCCGCCTCGACGCTCGTGGACGTCTTGGGAGGGGTGTTGAGGGCGGCTGAGCTCGCGGAGGAGCAAGGGTTCGGCTACACCCCATACGGAGGCTTACACCACGCCGGCAAGTGCAGGGCGGCCGGCTTCTGTCCGGCCAACGACGTAGCGGTCTTGGCGGAGGCCTTGGCTAGGAAGGGCTATCGGGTAGCCTACTTGGACTTCGACGTTCACCACGGGGACGGCACCCAAGAGATATTCTACGAAAGGTCAGACGTCCTCACCGTGAGCGTACACATGTACTACCCCGGCTTCTACCCCGGGACGGGCTGGTACGCGGAGCTCGGCGCCGGCGAAGGCAAGGGCTATTCCCTCAACGTGCCCCTTCCCCCGAGGTCCGGTGACGAGGCGTACGCAATGGTAATAGACCTAATTGTGAAGAGGGCCATTGAGAACTTCGAGCCGGACTTCGTGGTCGCCCAAATGGGCGTCGACGGCTACTGGAAGGACCCCTTGGGCGGAGCCCTGAACCTAACCGCTAACACCTATTACAAGATAGGGGAATTTCTGAGAAGTATAGAGGTCCCCGTAGCGGGCGCTGGAGGAGGGGGTTACGGGGAAGGGGCAGTGGTTCCGATGCTGAGCGAGCTGGGGTTTAGGATAGAGGAGGAGCCTACGCCCTCCCCGCCCGAAGCGTTAGAAAGGGTAGAGGAGGTCCTCCGTTACTTCGAAGAAAACGTTAGTTGGTTCTAA
- a CDS encoding TIM barrel protein produces the protein MALFDWGTYNGLTKLESASLTGMRLTEIPPAEFSRRYYTEEHFIKYRELSSKYFHLVTAHAPYYSLVNHDKYTHEKVKRAMVQAAKKASVAGAKIFNMHLGPKVRGVPYDYEPVVDVVKAILNEVPSIYVSLETTYTERFLGSLDEIREIIEMIGDERVIPSAQLENDFMRETRAYAHGDLTLADKQATVDFWLSIFNKLKRMTNKYFSLRFSQIISFRFRTFIMKKRVPLGKGYPSLEPLAEALALFLTRDLYYAGSGLEAHLIYTGPWQLKYRDTVKLYCEVMGRATSYIK, from the coding sequence GTGGCCTTATTCGACTGGGGAACCTACAACGGGTTGACCAAACTGGAGAGCGCGTCCTTGACTGGGATGAGGCTCACCGAAATACCCCCGGCCGAGTTCTCCAGAAGGTACTACACGGAAGAGCACTTTATCAAGTATAGAGAGCTCTCCTCCAAGTACTTCCACTTGGTCACGGCACACGCTCCGTACTACAGCTTGGTAAATCACGACAAGTACACCCACGAGAAGGTGAAGCGGGCTATGGTGCAAGCGGCCAAGAAGGCCAGCGTCGCCGGGGCCAAGATCTTCAACATGCACCTAGGCCCAAAGGTGAGGGGAGTTCCTTACGACTACGAACCGGTCGTGGACGTAGTCAAAGCTATACTCAACGAAGTCCCCTCGATATACGTTTCCTTGGAGACCACATACACCGAGAGGTTCCTAGGGAGCTTGGACGAAATAAGAGAGATAATCGAAATGATAGGGGACGAGAGGGTCATACCCTCCGCCCAGCTGGAGAACGACTTCATGAGGGAAACTAGGGCTTACGCCCACGGGGACTTGACCCTCGCGGACAAGCAAGCCACCGTTGACTTCTGGTTGTCCATATTCAACAAGTTAAAGAGAATGACCAACAAGTACTTCAGCCTCAGGTTTAGTCAGATAATATCCTTCAGGTTTAGAACTTTTATAATGAAGAAGAGGGTACCCCTCGGGAAGGGCTACCCCAGCCTCGAGCCCTTGGCGGAGGCGCTGGCCTTGTTCCTAACCAGAGACCTCTACTACGCCGGCTCGGGCCTGGAGGCGCACTTGATATACACCGGCCCGTGGCAGCTCAAGTACAGAGATACCGTGAAGCTCTACTGCGAAGTCATGGGGAGGGCCACTTCTTACATCAAGTGA
- a CDS encoding ThiF family adenylyltransferase, with protein MRRPVVIVGCGGLGSWTSIMMAKGGWKEFVLVDPDVIEEKNLYTQAYFPEDVGKRKVFALKKKLEALGARAEAVPSAVEDVIDDLPEAPLALALTDNIPSRIRVEEKYKTLHAMVRPGLGILLMTNDNLKLRDIMREGKHVGPQEVTMVTLVASVAAREALEYLSRGSSVLEGKMLLITPYKFEFWWKKS; from the coding sequence TTGAGGAGGCCCGTCGTTATAGTAGGCTGTGGAGGGCTGGGAAGCTGGACCTCGATAATGATGGCTAAGGGAGGATGGAAGGAGTTCGTATTGGTAGACCCGGACGTGATAGAGGAGAAGAACTTGTACACGCAAGCCTACTTCCCTGAGGACGTAGGGAAAAGGAAGGTATTCGCCTTAAAGAAGAAGCTAGAGGCCTTGGGGGCGAGGGCAGAGGCGGTCCCGAGCGCGGTAGAAGACGTCATAGACGACCTCCCGGAGGCCCCCTTAGCACTAGCCTTAACCGATAACATACCGAGCAGGATAAGAGTAGAAGAGAAGTACAAGACGCTCCACGCGATGGTCAGGCCGGGCTTGGGTATCTTGCTCATGACCAATGATAATTTAAAATTAAGGGACATAATGAGGGAAGGTAAACACGTGGGGCCCCAAGAGGTGACGATGGTAACCCTGGTAGCCTCGGTAGCCGCGAGGGAGGCCCTAGAGTACTTGTCCCGGGGCAGTTCGGTCCTCGAAGGAAAAATGCTTTTGATAACTCCTTACAAGTTCGAATTTTGGTGGAAGAAATCTTGA
- a CDS encoding metal ABC transporter ATP-binding protein, with translation MVSLRTSSAATTTYSNVVELKDVWVKYGDTYALEGVTLDVPKGDFLAIMGPNGAGKSTLLKTILGLAPLVRGSVRVFGKDPYKQRSEIAKKIGYVPQRENVNDEVPLRAIDVVMMGLIEGMRPQREEALMDKALKALEEVGLVDVAYKTYRELSGGQKQRVLIARAIVSKPELLLLDEPFSALDAQSSRTVARLLKKYNDEGTTIILVTHDITPIANDVKRVALLNKKLIAVGEPLKIFTKENLLKTYGVEVPVLVQGRLCIPLIGDQHGR, from the coding sequence TTGGTAAGCTTAAGAACAAGCTCCGCGGCTACGACGACTTACTCTAACGTAGTAGAGCTGAAGGACGTCTGGGTGAAGTACGGAGACACGTACGCGCTCGAAGGGGTGACGCTAGACGTACCCAAGGGGGACTTCCTAGCGATCATGGGGCCTAACGGGGCCGGGAAGAGCACGCTCTTGAAAACAATCCTAGGCTTGGCCCCCCTAGTGAGGGGAAGCGTCAGAGTTTTTGGAAAGGACCCCTACAAGCAGAGGAGCGAAATTGCGAAGAAGATCGGCTACGTCCCGCAGAGGGAGAACGTCAACGACGAGGTCCCCTTAAGGGCGATAGACGTAGTGATGATGGGCCTCATAGAGGGCATGAGGCCACAGAGGGAGGAAGCCCTCATGGACAAAGCCTTGAAAGCTTTAGAGGAAGTAGGTCTTGTGGACGTAGCATACAAGACCTATAGGGAGCTGTCCGGAGGACAAAAGCAGAGGGTGCTGATAGCGAGAGCCATAGTCTCTAAACCCGAGCTCTTGCTCTTGGACGAACCCTTCTCCGCGCTCGACGCGCAGAGCTCAAGGACCGTCGCCCGACTCTTGAAGAAGTATAATGATGAGGGGACTACTATAATTCTAGTAACTCACGACATCACACCTATCGCAAACGACGTAAAGAGGGTAGCGTTATTGAATAAGAAGCTAATAGCCGTGGGCGAGCCTTTAAAGATATTCACTAAAGAGAACTTGTTGAAAACCTACGGGGTAGAGGTCCCGGTGCTCGTGCAAGGAAGACTCTGCATACCGCTGATAGGTGATCAACATGGACGTTAG
- the endA gene encoding tRNA-intron lyase: MYTAYLVGDRVVVLDDAAAKDIYSKGFFGHPLGTEKPKGPEDVKAPLALSPLEALYLLETGVIEIRDITTDKSYSPEELKEIWKFMEGLEEKYLVYKELRNKGFVVRSGLKYGSDFVVYEFGPGIDHAPYVVDVLEKGTSLDPSEIVKGGRVAHGVRKRYIMAIVENGSINYVMLKWYLP; encoded by the coding sequence TTGTACACCGCCTACTTGGTAGGCGACAGAGTGGTAGTGCTGGACGACGCCGCTGCCAAGGACATATACTCGAAGGGCTTCTTCGGGCACCCCTTGGGGACGGAGAAGCCAAAGGGCCCGGAGGACGTGAAAGCGCCTTTGGCGCTCTCGCCGTTGGAGGCACTCTACTTGCTAGAGACCGGGGTCATTGAGATACGTGACATAACGACCGACAAGAGCTACAGCCCAGAGGAGCTCAAAGAGATTTGGAAATTCATGGAGGGGTTGGAAGAGAAGTACCTCGTTTACAAGGAATTGAGAAACAAGGGCTTCGTCGTGAGGTCGGGGCTGAAGTACGGCTCCGACTTCGTCGTGTACGAGTTCGGGCCCGGGATAGACCACGCCCCCTACGTCGTGGACGTATTGGAGAAGGGCACCAGCTTGGACCCGTCAGAGATAGTGAAGGGGGGTAGGGTGGCGCACGGGGTGAGGAAGAGATACATAATGGCAATAGTAGAGAACGGCTCTATAAACTACGTTATGCTTAAATGGTACTTGCCGTAG
- a CDS encoding Lrp/AsnC family transcriptional regulator, with protein sequence MAARRVRNLGEPSIIDFVRSERINDRDKLILKTLLKNSKTTTTDIAEKLNISDVATRRRIKKLEEEGVIRFYTAILNPKKLGFNVVALLLIETEPSSVDEVAKTLAEIPHVVELGTLLGDASVYAVVWAEDLESLENIVKEKIGKVKQIKKIHTYLMAKHYKVNGLPLRESELVPDDGGHEA encoded by the coding sequence ATGGCTGCCAGAAGGGTCCGGAACCTGGGCGAGCCGAGCATAATAGACTTCGTCCGCTCCGAGAGGATAAACGATAGGGACAAGTTAATCCTCAAGACATTATTAAAGAATTCGAAGACGACTACGACCGATATAGCTGAAAAGCTCAACATAAGCGACGTGGCTACTAGGAGGAGGATCAAGAAGCTCGAGGAAGAGGGCGTGATAAGGTTCTACACGGCAATATTAAACCCTAAGAAGCTCGGCTTCAACGTCGTCGCCCTCTTGTTAATAGAAACAGAACCTTCGAGCGTAGACGAGGTCGCGAAGACTCTAGCCGAGATACCGCACGTGGTGGAGCTGGGCACGCTCTTGGGAGACGCGAGCGTTTACGCGGTGGTCTGGGCGGAGGACTTGGAGAGCTTAGAGAACATCGTAAAGGAGAAGATAGGCAAGGTGAAACAGATAAAGAAGATACATACGTACTTAATGGCCAAACATTACAAGGTCAACGGACTGCCCCTTCGGGAGAGCGAGCTTGTGCCGGATGATGGCGGGCACGAGGCCTAG
- a CDS encoding class II glutamine amidotransferase yields MCRMMAGTRPRFITNFVKVARKDGKGLPNGDGWGFAAYLADGTILIKKKLEPIWESLEPLPRAPFLLHARRAEKLPKSLEHVHPHVCNGVILAHNGNVEVPRPSGLKLYRRTSSEALACYFGALLASGRELEEALETVSKTVKPKPSANFVAIVTSASKLVIFNYHTGDRYYVMWKKEGVYASEPLGEGWQPLSEDGAPVWEVVDLKPS; encoded by the coding sequence TTGTGCCGGATGATGGCGGGCACGAGGCCTAGGTTCATTACTAACTTTGTAAAGGTGGCTCGCAAGGACGGCAAAGGTCTGCCTAACGGCGACGGTTGGGGCTTTGCAGCCTATTTAGCGGACGGCACTATCCTAATCAAGAAGAAGCTCGAGCCGATATGGGAGAGCTTGGAGCCCCTCCCGAGAGCGCCTTTCCTCCTCCACGCGCGCAGGGCGGAGAAGTTACCTAAATCCTTGGAACACGTACACCCACACGTTTGCAACGGCGTCATCTTGGCTCACAACGGCAACGTCGAGGTCCCGAGGCCCTCTGGGCTGAAGCTCTACCGTAGGACTTCGAGCGAGGCCTTAGCTTGCTACTTCGGGGCGCTCTTGGCCTCCGGAAGGGAGCTGGAAGAGGCGTTAGAGACCGTTTCTAAGACTGTCAAGCCCAAGCCGTCGGCCAATTTCGTGGCTATCGTCACGAGCGCGTCGAAGCTGGTGATCTTCAACTATCACACGGGCGATAGGTATTACGTTATGTGGAAAAAGGAGGGAGTCTACGCGAGCGAGCCCTTGGGAGAGGGCTGGCAGCCGCTCTCGGAGGACGGGGCTCCCGTTTGGGAGGTGGTTGACCTCAAGCCTTCTTGA
- a CDS encoding rhomboid family intramembrane serine protease, whose product MIPLYDINAVRGKSIINTAIITINVLVFVVLELPLLLQGNVLSFNELVKNYGMVPYFVVNGMREYTLLTHMWLHGSLEHIAGNMLFLYIFGDNVEAVLGRRGYLALYLLSGLGAVVFHLLSVMLTPSIILNPYLRQNPWLTPAIGASGAISGVLAAYMLFFPHAQVMTLVFAPYPLLIPIRASVFIGLWFLYQLIMGTWSLSGMPTGVAWWAHIGGFLTGAALAYLLADRNRIIELRLRGRYVVYI is encoded by the coding sequence ATGATACCGCTTTACGACATAAACGCGGTGAGGGGAAAATCGATAATTAACACGGCTATAATAACAATCAACGTATTAGTGTTCGTCGTGTTGGAGCTCCCCTTGCTACTGCAAGGAAACGTGCTATCGTTTAACGAACTAGTGAAGAACTATGGCATGGTCCCGTACTTCGTCGTAAATGGTATGAGGGAATACACGCTCCTAACGCATATGTGGTTACACGGTAGCTTGGAGCACATAGCGGGGAACATGCTCTTCCTCTACATCTTTGGAGACAACGTCGAAGCAGTCTTGGGGAGGAGGGGGTACTTGGCCCTCTACCTCCTCTCCGGATTAGGGGCGGTGGTCTTCCACTTGCTATCAGTGATGCTAACGCCTTCAATCATCTTGAACCCGTACTTGAGACAGAACCCTTGGCTCACCCCGGCCATAGGGGCCTCGGGTGCGATCAGCGGGGTCTTGGCAGCCTACATGCTCTTCTTCCCCCACGCCCAAGTGATGACACTCGTGTTCGCGCCTTACCCCCTATTGATCCCGATAAGGGCGAGCGTCTTCATAGGCTTGTGGTTCCTCTACCAATTAATAATGGGCACTTGGAGCCTCAGCGGAATGCCCACGGGGGTCGCTTGGTGGGCGCACATCGGAGGCTTCTTGACCGGGGCCGCCCTAGCGTACTTGCTAGCCGACCGGAACAGAATAATTGAGCTGCGCCTAAGGGGGCGCTACGTCGTTTATATCTGA
- a CDS encoding DUF505 domain-containing protein translates to MLLKREYMQVLEKFKGKDEVDVAEVATGEYEEAENVLFILLALEVQGLIEPVSKERPRSFRLTEAGKKVLEAWEEAGRPEAERWFDSSIHAAVWSLWRTSAKAPKDWFTPLRERGLVDEEGFLTDAAKKLVEQFEPKVRPVKVRVTRDLGWTLARVPPGPAAVAPLSKFPEEHIDLLEAMGVIVFTSPDRKYYALTRFGRFLREAIRELRPVAMEYVLVNMKIAEMVKKLVEGGELTEEEKYWLMNLGYYRDGKPTRAAKWLYLALKELERGEWWDTFPIGLTRVDEWVLKTIDHLWKKAENNPELKPTKKLIQYWIEKHRDELGMDEETYKELEFSDYTIGLALYRLEAVRLVDSYEEKGKLVYELTEYGKRLLEVLGQITEVPAHAVKTLVYADKGIPPFRLWIEEAIRWGLMGPQGAGTKARVLMWISRRVKRLPLITKLEHLVLQKTLPSRRAEPLEELVKRVSALGYDEEEVRAAIYWLEMWGALEVYGNGYVELTEIGDMIKHALVATPPGVATPVHPHFIRVLQAVKELGSYEDLAEIVNRTRLTLGIVKDALVVAREAKLLGAKDLTGEGELLLEAVKRIQAHVEEVVQ, encoded by the coding sequence GTGCTACTAAAAAGAGAATACATGCAAGTTTTAGAAAAGTTCAAGGGTAAGGATGAAGTAGACGTAGCGGAGGTCGCCACCGGCGAATACGAAGAAGCTGAGAACGTCTTGTTCATCTTATTGGCACTAGAGGTCCAGGGACTCATAGAGCCCGTCAGCAAGGAGAGGCCCAGGAGCTTCAGGCTGACGGAAGCCGGCAAGAAGGTCTTGGAGGCCTGGGAGGAGGCCGGGAGGCCGGAAGCGGAGAGGTGGTTCGACAGCTCCATCCACGCCGCCGTGTGGAGCTTGTGGAGGACTTCAGCTAAGGCGCCTAAGGACTGGTTCACCCCACTGAGGGAGAGGGGACTGGTCGACGAAGAGGGGTTCCTCACAGATGCGGCCAAGAAATTGGTGGAACAGTTCGAGCCCAAGGTGAGGCCAGTTAAGGTGAGGGTTACCAGGGACTTGGGCTGGACCCTAGCGAGGGTCCCCCCTGGTCCCGCGGCCGTGGCCCCGCTCAGCAAGTTCCCCGAAGAGCACATAGACTTGCTCGAGGCAATGGGCGTCATAGTCTTCACTTCCCCCGACAGAAAGTACTACGCGCTCACGCGCTTCGGGCGCTTCCTAAGGGAAGCGATAAGGGAGCTCAGGCCCGTTGCTATGGAGTACGTCTTAGTAAATATGAAAATAGCGGAGATGGTCAAAAAGCTCGTAGAAGGGGGCGAGCTGACGGAGGAAGAGAAGTACTGGCTAATGAACTTGGGGTACTACAGGGACGGCAAGCCCACGCGCGCGGCCAAGTGGTTGTACTTGGCGTTGAAAGAGCTCGAGAGGGGCGAGTGGTGGGACACGTTCCCCATAGGCTTGACTAGGGTAGACGAGTGGGTGCTCAAGACCATAGACCACTTGTGGAAGAAGGCTGAAAACAACCCCGAGCTGAAGCCCACCAAGAAGCTGATACAGTACTGGATCGAGAAGCACCGGGACGAGTTAGGTATGGACGAGGAAACGTACAAGGAGCTGGAGTTCAGCGACTACACCATAGGTCTCGCGCTCTACCGCTTGGAAGCGGTGAGGTTGGTAGACTCTTACGAAGAGAAGGGCAAGCTGGTTTACGAGCTGACGGAATACGGCAAGAGACTACTCGAGGTGCTGGGCCAAATAACCGAAGTGCCCGCCCACGCCGTAAAGACCTTAGTTTACGCCGACAAGGGGATACCGCCCTTTAGGCTATGGATAGAGGAGGCCATACGCTGGGGGCTTATGGGGCCACAAGGCGCCGGCACCAAGGCCAGAGTGCTCATGTGGATATCCAGGAGAGTAAAGAGGTTGCCCTTGATAACCAAATTAGAACACTTAGTGTTGCAAAAGACCTTGCCTTCCAGAAGAGCTGAGCCCTTGGAGGAGCTCGTCAAGAGAGTGAGCGCCTTGGGTTATGACGAGGAGGAGGTCCGAGCGGCGATCTACTGGCTGGAGATGTGGGGAGCGTTGGAGGTCTACGGCAACGGCTACGTGGAGCTCACCGAGATAGGCGACATGATTAAACACGCCTTAGTGGCCACCCCACCCGGAGTGGCCACTCCGGTACACCCGCACTTCATAAGGGTGTTGCAAGCGGTTAAGGAACTCGGGAGCTACGAGGACTTGGCCGAAATAGTCAATAGAACTAGGCTCACGCTGGGCATAGTGAAGGACGCCCTCGTGGTCGCCAGGGAGGCGAAGCTCCTAGGGGCCAAGGACTTGACCGGAGAGGGCGAGCTGCTGCTGGAGGCCGTAAAGAGGATACAGGCACACGTGGAGGAGGTCGTACAATAA
- a CDS encoding TrmH family RNA methyltransferase gives MKVRLVLVEPEGKINFGFILRLCKNFEVDEIVAVRPKFDVRDEEVLTFAANGRDYVDKVKVVDDYKEALEGLVVCTSAKVSSADPLRDFVLPWELKEKFGEPERLTLVFGRESVGLTREELKECDALLHVPASPQYPVMNLSHAVAVVLWEVWKQYRIEKGAQPERPDERDLRLALGVAERLARALIKDEAKRERVTVAIKRLLAKATRQELRNLLYLLSKCANRLGE, from the coding sequence GTGAAGGTCCGCCTCGTCTTGGTGGAGCCCGAAGGTAAGATAAATTTCGGATTCATATTGAGATTATGCAAAAACTTCGAAGTGGATGAAATAGTAGCCGTGAGGCCAAAATTTGACGTACGCGACGAAGAGGTACTCACGTTTGCTGCGAACGGAAGGGATTACGTGGACAAGGTGAAGGTGGTAGACGACTACAAGGAAGCTCTGGAAGGCTTGGTAGTGTGTACGAGCGCCAAGGTCTCCAGCGCTGATCCCCTCAGGGACTTCGTCTTGCCGTGGGAACTCAAGGAGAAGTTCGGCGAGCCCGAAAGGCTGACCTTGGTCTTCGGTAGGGAGAGCGTGGGGCTGACGAGAGAGGAGCTGAAGGAGTGCGACGCGCTCCTCCACGTCCCGGCGTCCCCCCAGTACCCGGTGATGAACTTGTCCCACGCGGTCGCGGTAGTCTTATGGGAGGTGTGGAAGCAATACAGAATAGAAAAAGGGGCGCAGCCGGAGAGGCCGGACGAGAGGGACCTGAGGCTGGCCTTGGGAGTGGCGGAACGCCTAGCGAGGGCCTTGATAAAGGACGAAGCCAAGAGGGAAAGGGTAACAGTCGCGATAAAGAGGCTTCTGGCCAAGGCCACTAGACAAGAGCTGAGGAACT